A stretch of the Capra hircus breed San Clemente chromosome 10, ASM170441v1, whole genome shotgun sequence genome encodes the following:
- the SLC24A5 gene encoding sodium/potassium/calcium exchanger 5, which translates to MQIKGGPRWARRALLLGLLWATAHLPPPGASLAQRLPRATGNSTQCVISPSSEFPEGFFTKQERADGGIIIYFLIILYMFMAVSFVCDEYFLPSLEIISESFGLSQDVAGATFMAAGSSAPELVTAFLGVFITKGDIGISTILGSAIYNLLGICAACGLLSNVVSTLSCWPLFRDCVAYAISVAALLAIIFDNQVYWYEGTLLLLIYGLYVVVLCFDIKINQYIIKKCSPCCTCLAKAIEERSEQQPLMGWEDEDQPFIRRQSRTDSGIFHEDSGYSQLSLSLHGLSQVCEDPPSVFNMPEADLKRIFWVLSLPIIILLFLTTPDCRRKFWRKYFVITFFMSALWISAFTYILVWMVTITGETLEIPDTVMGLTLLAAGTSIPDTIASVLVARKGKGDMAMSNIVGSNVFDMLCLGVPWFIKTAFINASAPVEVNSRGLTYITIFLNISIVFLFLAVYLNGWKLDRKLGVVCLLLYLGLTTLSVLYELGIIGNNKIRGCGD; encoded by the exons ATGCAGATCAAAGGGGGCCCACGGTGGGCAAGACGGGCCCTGCTCCTCGGCCTCCTCTGGGCTACTGCACACTTGCCTCCCCCAGGGGCCTCCCTGGCCCAGCGTCTCCCAAGGGCTACAG GAAATAGCACCCAGTGTGTTATATCCCCATCATCGGAGTTTCCTGAGGGGTTTTTCACGAAACAGGAACGTGCAGATGGAGGCATCATAATCTACTTCCTAATTATCCTTTACATGTTCATGGCTGTGTCATTTGTCTGCGATGAGTACTTCCTACCATCCTTGGAAATCATCAGTGAAT CCTTTGGACTGTCCCAGGATGTTGCAGGTGCAACTTTTATGGCAGCCGGTAGTTCAGCTCCTGAATTAGTTACTGCTTTCCTAG GTGTATTTATCACAAAGGGCGATATTGGCATTAGCACCATTCTTGGATCTGCAATCTATAACCTCCTTGGTATCTGTGCAGCCTGTGGCTTACTATCTAACGTG GTTTCAACACTGTCATGTTGGCCCCTATTCAGAGACTGTGTGGCATATGCTATCAGTGTAGCAGCACTTCTTGCCATAATATTTGACAACCAAGTTTACTG GTATGAAGGAACTTTACTGCTTTTGATATACGGATTATATGTTGTGGTGCTGTGTTTTGACATTAAAATTAACCAATATATTATAAAGAAATGCAGTCCTTGCTGTACCTGTCTTGCCAAAGCAATAGAAGAGAGAAGTGAACAACAGCCACTGATGGGATGGGAAGATGAGGATCAACCATTCATCCGTAGGCAATCAAGAACTGACAGTGGAATATTTCATGAAGATTCTGGCTACTCCCAACTTTCTTTAAGTTTACATGGTCTTAGTCAGGTTTGTGAAG ATCCGCCAAGTGTTTTCAACATGCCTGAAGCAgacttaaaaagaattttttgggTACTATCCCTTCCCATTATTATACTACTTTTTCTAACCACACCAGATTGTAGAAGAAAGTTTTGGAGAAAGTATTTTGTGATAACATTTTTTATGTCAGCACTGTGGATATCTGCATTTACATATATCCTGGTTTGGATGGTCACAATAACTG GGGAAACATTAGAAATTCCAGATACAGTAATGGGCCTTACTTTATTAGCAGCAGGAACAAGCATACCAGACACGATCGCAAGTGTGTTGGTTGCAAGAAAAG GCAAAGGAGATATGGCTATGTCTAACATCGTGGGATCCAATGTCTTTGATATGCTATGCCTAGGTGTTCCATGGTTTATTAAAACTGCATTTATAAATGCATCTGCTCCTGTAGAAGTGAACAGTAGAGGACTAACTTACATAACCATCTTTCTCAACAtttcaattgttttccttttcttagcaGTTTACCTCAATGGCTGGAAACTAGACAGAAAGTTGGGAGTAGTCTGTCTGTTACTGTACTTGGGGCTTACAACATTATCAGTTCTATATGAACTTGGAATTATTGGAAACAATAAAATAAGGGGCTGTGGTGATTAA